One Streptomyces sp. NBC_00223 genomic window carries:
- a CDS encoding DUF2550 domain-containing protein yields MFLTLDVGGGVIAAVLLGLFLLGLRRRLIQRPGGTFDCSLRLAPPEDAEPGGKGWVYGVARYSGDRVEWFRVFSYAFRPRRSLDRPAIEVLGRRDPQGSEELALLSDAVVLACAHRGTRLELAMSDDALTGFLAWLEAAPPGQRVNVA; encoded by the coding sequence ATGTTCCTCACCTTGGACGTGGGCGGCGGGGTCATCGCCGCTGTGCTGCTGGGACTTTTCCTCCTCGGGCTGCGCAGGCGGCTCATCCAGCGCCCCGGCGGCACCTTCGACTGCAGTCTGCGGCTCGCGCCTCCGGAGGACGCCGAGCCCGGCGGCAAGGGCTGGGTGTACGGGGTCGCCCGCTACAGCGGTGACCGGGTCGAGTGGTTCCGGGTCTTCTCCTACGCCTTCCGGCCGCGGCGGTCGCTGGACCGGCCGGCGATCGAGGTGCTGGGCCGCAGGGACCCGCAGGGTTCGGAGGAGCTGGCGCTGCTCTCGGACGCGGTGGTGCTCGCGTGTGCCCACCGGGGTACGCGGCTTGAGCTGGCGATGAGCGACGACGCGCTCACGGGTTTTCTCGCCTGGCTGGAGGCGGCTCCGCCCGGTCAGCGCGTCAACGTGGCGTAG
- a CDS encoding F0F1 ATP synthase subunit epsilon — protein sequence MADIHVEVVAADRSIWSGEAAMVIARTLSGDIGIMPGHQPLLGVLQSSPVTVRTSDGGTVVVAVHGGFISFADNKLSVLAEVAELSDEIDVARAEQALTRAKSESDEGGERRAEVRLAAAAGAH from the coding sequence TTGGCCGATATTCACGTCGAGGTGGTGGCCGCGGACCGCAGCATCTGGTCCGGGGAGGCCGCCATGGTCATCGCCCGTACCCTGTCGGGTGACATCGGCATCATGCCGGGCCACCAGCCGCTGCTCGGTGTGCTGCAGTCCAGCCCGGTGACGGTACGCACCAGCGACGGCGGCACCGTCGTCGTCGCCGTGCACGGCGGGTTCATCTCCTTCGCCGACAACAAGCTCTCGGTCCTGGCCGAGGTCGCCGAGCTGTCCGACGAGATCGATGTCGCGCGGGCCGAGCAGGCGCTCACCCGGGCCAAGTCGGAGTCCGACGAGGGCGGCGAGCGCAGGGCCGAGGTCAGGCTGGCCGCCGCGGCGGGCGCGCACTGA
- a CDS encoding AbrB/MazE/SpoVT family DNA-binding domain-containing protein encodes MKLNAKGQLTIPAALRAKYGMHEGDEVDVIEEGGALRIVRVAGTGSHGERLARRLRGSATARDLRGMTTDELMGLLRGDDE; translated from the coding sequence ATGAAGCTCAACGCGAAGGGTCAGCTCACGATCCCGGCCGCGCTGCGCGCGAAGTACGGGATGCACGAGGGCGACGAGGTCGATGTCATCGAGGAGGGCGGTGCCCTGCGGATCGTGCGGGTGGCCGGGACGGGCAGCCATGGGGAGCGGCTGGCGCGGCGGCTGCGCGGGAGCGCCACGGCCCGGGACCTGCGGGGAATGACGACGGACGAGCTGATGGGACTCCTGCGTGGCGACGACGAATAG
- a CDS encoding 3-hydroxyacyl-CoA dehydrogenase family protein, whose protein sequence is MAKKLAVIGAGLMGAGIAQVSAQAGYEVVLRDVTDEALARGRDGIRASYEKFVAKGKLAAEDAEAALARITTTTDLDAVADADLVVEAVFEKIEVKQEIFRTLDRLVGDDTVLASNTSAIPITKIAAATERPERVVGTHFFSPVPLMQLCELVRGYKTSDDTLARAREFAEGVGKTCVVVNRDVAGFVTTRLISALVVEAIKLYESGVASAEDIDLACKLGFGHAMGPLATTDLTGVDILLHATGNIYTESQDEKFAPPELMRRMVDAGDLGRKTGQGFYPY, encoded by the coding sequence GTGGCGAAGAAGCTCGCCGTCATCGGAGCCGGCCTGATGGGCGCCGGAATCGCGCAGGTGTCCGCCCAGGCGGGTTACGAGGTGGTCCTGCGGGATGTCACGGACGAGGCGCTGGCGCGCGGCCGCGACGGAATCCGGGCGTCGTACGAGAAGTTCGTCGCCAAGGGCAAGCTCGCCGCCGAGGACGCCGAGGCCGCGCTCGCCCGGATCACCACCACCACGGACCTGGACGCCGTCGCGGACGCGGACCTCGTGGTGGAGGCGGTCTTCGAGAAGATCGAGGTCAAGCAGGAGATCTTCCGTACGCTCGACCGTCTGGTGGGCGACGACACCGTTCTGGCCTCCAACACCTCCGCCATCCCGATCACCAAGATCGCCGCGGCCACCGAGCGCCCGGAGCGGGTGGTCGGCACGCACTTCTTCTCGCCGGTCCCGCTGATGCAGCTGTGCGAACTCGTCCGCGGCTACAAGACCAGTGACGACACCCTCGCCCGCGCCCGGGAGTTCGCCGAGGGCGTCGGCAAGACCTGTGTCGTCGTCAACCGCGACGTCGCCGGCTTCGTCACCACCCGGCTGATCTCGGCGCTGGTCGTCGAGGCGATCAAGCTCTACGAGTCCGGGGTCGCCTCCGCCGAGGACATCGACCTGGCCTGCAAGCTCGGCTTCGGCCACGCGATGGGCCCGCTGGCCACCACCGACCTGACCGGCGTGGACATCCTGCTGCACGCCACCGGCAACATCTACACCGAGTCGCAGGACGAGAAGTTCGCCCCGCCGGAGCTCATGCGGCGGATGGTCGACGCGGGCGACCTCGGGCGCAAGACCGGTCAAGGGTTCTACCCGTACTAA
- a CDS encoding sensor histidine kinase: protein MGARVGRPARDDLVIAGAGLLGGLVMWVFGRVTDGHHPGENHTWLTLLPLGVMAACEAYRRAGPAVALSAGFLAVCVDMVIGSLLVTVVMFTDVVYAAVLYGSRRTARVVPVLAVAFTSVTTVTLAAVRLDPEALVGGLIAALILVAPAWTGLIVRQHRDAADAATLRAEQTALLAELDRREAVSSERARMARELHDLVANHLSAIAIHSTAALSVDPREGPARDALGVIRENSVLGLAEMRRLIGLLRDSDTGGDPVPTTAPSLDAVDTLVDHARTAQSTGLTFQAGAAQQGAGRGTGPGGRFGPDLLTGGPDLSRLRGPPRDDRGSTTPPVGSRSRSHP, encoded by the coding sequence ATGGGTGCGAGGGTGGGGCGGCCGGCGCGGGACGATCTGGTGATCGCGGGCGCCGGACTGCTCGGCGGGCTGGTGATGTGGGTGTTCGGGCGGGTGACGGACGGACACCACCCCGGCGAGAACCACACCTGGCTGACGCTGCTGCCGCTGGGCGTGATGGCGGCCTGCGAGGCGTACCGCCGCGCCGGGCCCGCCGTGGCGCTGTCGGCCGGCTTCCTCGCGGTGTGCGTGGACATGGTGATCGGCTCGCTGCTGGTCACCGTGGTGATGTTCACCGACGTGGTGTACGCGGCCGTGCTGTACGGCTCCCGCCGCACCGCCCGTGTCGTACCCGTGCTCGCCGTCGCGTTCACCTCGGTGACGACCGTGACGCTGGCCGCGGTCCGGCTCGACCCGGAAGCGCTGGTGGGCGGGCTGATCGCCGCGCTGATCCTGGTGGCGCCCGCCTGGACCGGGCTGATCGTCCGCCAGCACCGGGACGCCGCGGACGCGGCGACGCTGCGGGCCGAGCAGACCGCGCTGCTGGCCGAGCTGGACCGGCGCGAGGCGGTGTCCTCCGAGCGGGCCCGGATGGCCCGCGAACTGCACGACCTGGTGGCCAACCACCTGTCGGCCATCGCGATCCACTCCACGGCCGCGCTGAGCGTGGACCCGCGCGAGGGCCCGGCCAGGGACGCCCTCGGCGTCATCCGGGAGAACAGCGTGCTGGGCCTGGCCGAGATGCGCCGGCTGATCGGCCTGCTGCGGGACTCCGACACCGGCGGCGACCCCGTACCGACCACCGCGCCCAGCCTGGACGCGGTGGACACCCTCGTCGACCACGCGCGGACCGCGCAGAGCACCGGCCTGACCTTCCAAGCTGGGGCTGCGCAGCAGGGCGCAGGCCGCGGTACTGGCCCGGGAGGTCGGTTTGGTCCAGACCTCTTGACCGGTGGTCCAGACCTTTCTAGGCTGCGGGGACCTCCCCGGGACGACCGGGGGTCGACAACGCCGCCCGTCGGCTCCCGGTCTCGGTCCCACCCATGA
- a CDS encoding cob(I)yrinic acid a,c-diamide adenosyltransferase: MVNLTRIYTRTGDDGTTALGDMSRTAKTDPRIGAYADANEANAALGVALALGGLSADVVKVLVRVQNDLFDVGADLATPVVPDPKYPPLRVEQSYVDRLEAECDRFLADLDKLRSFILPGGTPGAALLHQACTIVRRAERSTWAALAEHAETMNPLTATYLNRLSDLLFILARTANREQGDILWVPGENR; encoded by the coding sequence ATGGTCAATCTCACCCGCATCTACACGCGCACCGGCGACGACGGCACGACCGCGCTGGGCGACATGAGCCGTACGGCGAAGACGGATCCGAGGATCGGCGCGTACGCCGACGCGAACGAGGCGAACGCGGCGCTCGGGGTGGCCCTCGCGCTCGGCGGGCTGTCCGCGGACGTGGTGAAGGTCCTGGTCCGCGTCCAGAACGACCTCTTCGACGTGGGCGCGGACCTCGCCACGCCGGTGGTCCCCGACCCCAAGTACCCGCCGCTGCGGGTCGAGCAGTCGTACGTGGACCGGCTCGAAGCGGAGTGCGACCGCTTTCTGGCCGACCTGGACAAGCTGCGCAGCTTCATCCTGCCCGGCGGCACTCCGGGCGCCGCGCTGCTCCACCAGGCGTGCACGATCGTGCGCCGGGCGGAGCGCTCGACGTGGGCCGCGCTGGCCGAGCACGCGGAGACGATGAACCCGCTGACGGCGACCTACCTCAACCGGCTCTCCGACCTGCTGTTCATCCTGGCGCGTACGGCCAACCGCGAGCAGGGCGACATCCTGTGGGTCCCGGGCGAGAACCGCTGA
- a CDS encoding STAS domain-containing protein, with translation MHIRGDHAELVVGGRLDVRSAADARTALHTAVDSGRGDLVLDLTELDSWDATGLGVIMGAHRRAGRVNRRLVLRGVPPQMQRLLIATRLHRILAIEAER, from the coding sequence ATGCACATCAGGGGCGACCACGCCGAGCTGGTCGTCGGGGGGCGCCTCGACGTCCGCAGCGCGGCGGACGCCCGTACGGCACTGCACACCGCGGTCGACTCCGGCCGCGGTGACCTCGTCCTCGACCTGACCGAGCTGGACTCCTGGGACGCGACCGGCCTCGGCGTCATCATGGGCGCGCACCGGCGCGCCGGGCGCGTCAACCGGAGGCTGGTGCTGCGCGGGGTGCCGCCGCAGATGCAGCGACTGCTCATCGCCACCCGACTGCATCGAATCCTCGCGATCGAGGCGGAAAGGTGA
- a CDS encoding type II toxin-antitoxin system VapC family toxin encodes MATTNRALRVVGEGPSGRGPTTLVDSCVLFDLVLDDPAWGQWSATALAAAADEGPLVINPVVYAEVSVGFDSVEVLDSVLPAADYLREELPYAAGFLAGKAFLRYRRSGGAKTSPLPDFYIGAHAAVSGHRLLTRDKARYATYFPTITLIAP; translated from the coding sequence GTGGCGACGACGAATAGGGCGCTGCGGGTGGTCGGGGAGGGGCCCTCAGGACGCGGTCCGACCACGCTGGTCGACTCCTGCGTGTTGTTCGACCTGGTGCTGGACGACCCGGCCTGGGGGCAGTGGTCGGCCACCGCCCTGGCGGCGGCCGCCGACGAGGGCCCACTGGTGATCAACCCGGTCGTCTACGCGGAGGTGTCGGTCGGCTTCGACTCGGTGGAGGTCCTCGACTCGGTGCTGCCCGCCGCCGACTATCTGCGCGAGGAACTGCCGTATGCGGCGGGCTTTCTGGCCGGCAAGGCGTTTCTGCGCTACCGCAGGTCCGGCGGTGCGAAGACATCCCCGCTGCCGGACTTCTACATCGGCGCCCACGCGGCCGTGTCGGGCCACCGGCTGCTCACCCGTGACAAGGCCCGCTATGCGACGTACTTCCCGACGATCACCCTGATCGCGCCCTGA